One window of the Euwallacea similis isolate ESF13 chromosome 28, ESF131.1, whole genome shotgun sequence genome contains the following:
- the Iswi gene encoding chromatin-remodeling complex ATPase chain Iswi has product MSQSGDTTEVAEMGESATNDNESSSDANSKNEDFDTKLETDRGKRFDFLLKQTEIFSHFMNQSKTPTKGKPSGRPKKIKDDIADHRHRKTEQEEDEELLAETNTKTKAMIRFEASPPFIKSGEMRDYQIRGLNWMISLYENGINGILADEMGLGKTLQTISLLGFMKHYKNTAGPHIVIVPKSTLSNWMNEFKKWCPTLRAVCLIGDQEARNALIRDVLMPGEWDVCVTSYEMCIKEKSVFKKFNWRYMVIDEAHRIKNEKSKLSEILREFKTTNRLLLTGTPLQNNLHELWALLNFLLPDVFNSSDDFDAWFNTNMCLGDNALVERLHAVLKPFLLRRLKAEVEKRLKPKKEVKVYVGLSKMQREWYTKVLLKDIDIVNGAGKVEKMRLQNILMQLRKCTNHPYLFDGAEPGPPYTTDEHLVFNCGKMVILDKLLPKLQEQGSRVLIFSQMTRMLDILEDYCHWRGYQYCRLDGQTPHEDRQRQINEYNEEGSKKFVFMLSTRAGGLGINLATADVVIIYDSDWNPQMDLQAMDRAHRIGQKKQVRVFRFITDNTVEEKIVERAEIKLRLDKLVIQQGRLADSKAQTLNKDEMLNMIRHGANHVFASKDSEITEEDIDTILERGEVKTQELAQKMETMGESSLRNFTVDTPTESVYKFEGEDYREKQKSIGISNWIEPPKRERKANYAVDAYFREALRVSEPKAPKAPRPPKQPIVQDFQFFPPRLFELLDQEIYYYRKTLGYKVPKNLELGPDAAKQQREEQRKIDDAESLSEEEQQEKEHLLTQGFTNWSKRDFNQFIKANEKYGRDDIENIAKDVEAKTPEEVMEYSAVFWERCHELQDIERIMAQIERGEAKIQRRASIKQALDAKMARYRAPFHQLRLAYGNNKGKNYTEEEDRFLVCMLHKLGFDRENVYEELRAAVRASPQFRFDWFLKSRTAMELQRRCNTLITLIERENSELEEKEKNDKKKKAPKAGQAQGTPTQVSQKSGQKRKNDTPGTSVMEKKKKKK; this is encoded by the exons ATGTCTCAAAGTGGAGATACCACAGAGGTTGCAGAAATGGGGGAGAGCGCG ACCAATGACAATGAATCTTCTTCTGAtgcaaattccaaaaatgagGATTTTGACACAAAATTGGAAACAGATCGTGGCAAACGCTTTGACTTTCTTCTTAAACAAACAGAGATTTTCTCTCATTTTATGAATCAATCCAAAACTCCCACCAAAGGCAAACCCTCTGGACGACCAAAGAAAATCAAGGATGATATTGCTGACCACCGTCATAGGAAAACTGAACAGGAAGAAGATGAAGAGCTTTTGGCTGAAACTAACACCAAAACAAAGGCTATGATTCGATTTGAGGCTTCCCCACCATTTATTAAAAGTGGTGAAATGCGAGATTATCAAATAAGAGGATTGAATTGGATGATATCTTTATATGAGAATG GTATTAATGGTATCCTTGCTGATGAAATGGGCCTTGGAAAAACCTTACAAACAATATCACTTTTGGGTTTTATGAAGCATTATAAAAACACAGCAGGTCCTCACATTGTAATTGTTCCAAAATCTACTCTATCTAACTGGATGAATGAGTTTAAAAAGTGGTGCCCTACTTTAAGGGCAGTATGCCTCATTGGAGATCAAGAAGCAAGG AATGCATTAATTAGAGATGTTCTCATGCCAGGAGAATGGGATGTCTGTGTAACCTCATATGAGATGtgcataaaagaaaaatctgtatttaaaaagtttaattggaGATATATGGTCATAGACGAAGCTCAtcgtattaaaaatgaaaagtccAAGCTATCAGAAATTCTCAGGGAATTTAAGACTACCAATAGACTGCTATTAACTGGTACTCCCCTGCAGAACAATTTACATGAACTATGGGCTTTGTTGAATTTCCTATTACCTGACGTTTTTAATTCCTCCGACGATTTTGACGCATGGTTTAACACAAACATGTGTCTGGGTGATAACGCGCTAGTTGAACGATTACACGCGGTTCTAAAGCCGTTTTTGCTTCGGAGGCTTAAAGCTGAAGTGGAAAAACGCTTAAAGCCCAAAAAAGAAGTCAAAGTTTATGTAGGACTCAGTAAAATGCAACGTGAATGGTACACTAAAGTCCTATTAAAGGACATTGACATTGTCAATGGTGCGGGAAAAGTGGAAAAGATGCGTTTGCAAAACATTCTTATGCAACTGAGAAAGTGCACTAATCATCCTTATTTGTTTGATGGGGCGGAGCCTGGGCCGCCCTACACCACAGACGAACATTTGGTGTTCAATTGCGGGAAAATGGTCATTTTGGACAAGTTGCTCCCAAAGTTGCAAGAGCAAGGAAGTAGGGTATTGATTTTCTCACAGATGACCCGGATGTTGGATATTTTGGAAGATTATTGTCATTGGAGAGG cTACCAATACTGCCGTTTGGATGGTCAAACCCCTCACGAAGACCGACAGAGACAGATCAATGAATACAATGAGGAAGGTAgcaaaaaattcgttttcatGCTTTCCACTCGAGCCGGAGGCCTCGGTATAAATTTAGCAACAGCCGACGTCGTAATTATATATGATTCTGATTGGAACCCTCAGATGGACTTGCAAGCCATGGACCGAGCTCACAGAATTGGTCAAAAAAAACAAGTACGAGTATTTAGATTTATTACGGACAATACTGTTGAAGAAAAAATCGTGGAACGAGCAGAGATTAAGCTAAGATTAGACAAGTTGGTCATTCAACAAGGTCGATTGGCAGATTCGAAAGCACAGACACTGAACAAAGATGAGATGCTTAATATGATCAGACATGGGGCCAATCATGTTTTCGCTTCCAAGGATTCAGAAATTACCGAAGAAGATATTGATACTATTTTGGAGAGGGGGGAAGTTAAGACTcaagaattggcacaaaaAATGGAGACTATGGGAGAATCTTCCTTAAGAAATTTCACCGTGGATACGCCTACTGAGTCGGTGTACAAGTTTGAAGGGGAGGATTATAGGGAAAAACAGAAGAGCATTGGAATTAGTAATTGGATTGAGCCACCAAAAAGGGAAAGGAAGGCCAACTATGCTGTGGACGCCTACTTCCGGGAAGCCTTGCGAGTTTCCGAACCTAAAGCGCCGAAGGCGCCTCGTCCCCCCAAACAACCCATAGTACAAGACTTCCAGTTCTTTCCTCCTCgtttatttgaacttttgGATCAAGAAATATACTACTACCGCAAGACATTGGGTTATAAAGTCCCCAAAAACCTAGAACTAGGTCCAGATGCTGCTAAACAACAACGCGAGGAGCAGAGAAAAATTGACGACGCAGAGTCACTTTCTGAAGAAGAACAACAAGAAAAGGAGCATTTACTCACCCAAGGTTTCACCAACTGGAGCAAACGGGATTTCAACCAGTTTATCAAGGCGAACGAAAAATATGGGCGAGATGACATTGAAAACATCGCTAAAGATGTCGAAGCCAAGACTCCCGAAGAAGTTATGGAATATTCTGCTGTGTTCTGGGAGAGATGTCATGAGCTTCAAGACATCGAAAGAATTATGGCGCAGATCGAAAGAGGGGAAGCCAAAATTCAACGTCGGGCCAGCATTAAACAGGCACTGGATGCCAAGATGGCCCGTTACCGTGCTCCTTTCCATCAGCTTCGTCTTGCTTACGGTAACAACAAGGGAAAAAACTACACCGAAGAAGAAGACAGATTCCTAGTCTGCATGCTACATAAGTTGGGATTCGACAGAGAAAATGTCTACGAGGAGCTTCGAGCAGCAGTGAGGGCGTCGCCGCAGTTCCGATTTGACTGGTTTCTGAAATCGAGGACTGCTATGGAATTGCAGAGGCGCTGCAATACTTTAATTACTCTAATCGAAAGAGAAAACTCGGAGTTagaggaaaaagaaaagaacgataaaaagaaaaaggcCCCTAAAGCTGGACAGGCGCAAG gtacCCCCACTCAGGTTTCCCAAAAATCTGggcaaaaaaggaaaaatgacaCTCCAGGCACTTCAGTGATggagaaaaagaagaaaaagaaataa
- the LOC136417572 gene encoding coiled-coil domain-containing protein 97: MDIDSTTSNNSDRTVTSEIDNIIRALVLNNEVIFMSQQRGESEPNDGLKTAIATNSFNKNKTNFLLKFGKYLNEKQLQFFDQFALPEMEPADYQEIRLVLDGLKSDHQKNEKNLQIKNRRYKALQKMVKEDCYFSELEMMKRNPLLYEQLVGQYLTKEEKRERDKYEMNADVSLVNILMEGIDRDNAERSRRLEQQKEDSQMEESDSSDEERPVEEISVSLKSARPSTSRWGEFEEHSLHTTKSKKSTPMVTGSERLLLKEEFVATMYENFLIGKDKEFFDYTTIDDNPNYDNVMEMEHDAEDKYFDSEDPEDQTTTNNGRPETAESSEDELDIYMNALNQHPAICELAKNISDRL; the protein is encoded by the exons ATGGATATTGACTCAACCACCTCCAACAATTCCGATAGAACTGTCACCAGTGAAATTGACAACATTATCCGAGCTCTTGTACTAAACAATGAAGTGATATTTATGAGCCAGCAACGAGGGGAATCAGAACCAAATGATGGTTTAAAAACTGCTATTGCaacaaatagttttaataaaaataagacaaacttcttattgaaatttgggaaatatttaaatgaaaaacaactGCAATTCTTTGATCAGTTTGCTTTGCCAGAAATGGAACCAGCAGATTACCAAGAGATTAGGCTTGTTTTGGATGGGTTGAAGAGCGATCATcagaagaatgaaaaaaatttgcaaataaaaaacagaag GTATAAGGCATTACAAAAAATGGTTAAAGAAGACTGTTATTTCTCTGAACTAGAAATGATGAAGAGAAATCCTTTACTTTATGAACAGCTTGTGGGACAATATTTAACtaaagaagaaaagagagaaagagataaatatgaaatgaaTGCTGATGTCAGTTTggtgaatattttaatggaaGGAATTGACag AGATAATGCTGAGCGGTCAAGAAGATTGGAGCAACAGAAAGAAGATAGCCAAATGGAAGAGAGTGATTCCTCTGATGAGGAAAGACCTGTAGAAGAAATATCAGTGTCTTTAAAGAGCGCTCGGCCATCTACCTCAAGGTGGGGAGAGTTTGAAGAACACTCATTGCAT ACaactaaaagcaaaaaatctaCCCCAATGGTCACAGGTTCGGAGAGACTTCTGCTCAAAGAGGAATTTGTTGCCACAATGtatgagaattttttaattggaaaagacaaggaattttttgattataCCACTATAGATGATAATCCTAA ttatGATAATGTAATGGAAATGGAACATGATGCAgaagataaatattttgatagtGAAGATCCTGAAGACCAAACCACAACAAATAATGGAAGACCTGAAACTGCTGAAAGCAGTGAAGATGAATTGGATATCTATATGAATGCCTTAAATCAACATCCAGCCATTTGTGAACTGGCTAAAAATATTAGTGACAGATTGTAG
- the LOC136417381 gene encoding jerky protein homolog-like, which produces MTAVCGFFKNGSIIPLYLRLHVFLSNKGLPIEALLLLDNAPSHSNEEELKSEDGQIVTMFLPPNVTLRIQPMDQNVIRLTKLYYRNSLLADVIASNSNITDTLKNLTIKEAVVNLTAAWNRLDSQIIAKCWRNILENTEMSEDDDDELPLSVLKRRWDDDKAGLISKSCDLLNTLAP; this is translated from the exons ATGACTGctgtgtgtggattttttaaaaatggttccatcattcctttgtacctcag gttacacgtttttttgtcaaataaagggcTCCCGATAGAAGCCTTACTTCTGCTAGATAACGCACCATCTCattcaaacgaagaagaattaaagagcgaagatggacagatagtaacaatgtttcttccacCTAACGTTACGCTGCGTATCCAACCTATGGATCAAAATGTTATTAGgcttacaaaattatattacaggaATAGCCTTCTGGCCGATGTTATagcaagtaattcaaacataactgatacattgaaaaacttgactattaaggaagctgttgtcaacttaacggctgcatggaatcgactcgattcacaaattattgcaaaatgttggagaaatattttagagaacactgaaatgtccgaggatgacgatgatgaattacctctttctgttttaaaacgtcgATGGGACGATGATAAGGCAGGCTTAATCTCCAAATCCTGTGATCTTCTAAATACACTAGCACCATAA